A single window of Myxocyprinus asiaticus isolate MX2 ecotype Aquarium Trade chromosome 48, UBuf_Myxa_2, whole genome shotgun sequence DNA harbors:
- the LOC127437771 gene encoding very-long-chain 3-oxoacyl-CoA reductase-A isoform X1, whose protein sequence is MESFNVVETLQPAERAFFWVGALITALLALWMLYKILTGFRIWVLGNGDLISPKLGKWAVVTGATDGIGKSYAEELARQGFSMMLISRSQEKLDDVAKFLESTYKVETKTIAVDYGQVDIYPKIEKGLSGLEIGVLVNNVGISYPYPEFFLHIPDLDNFINTMINVNITSVCQMTRLVLPRMEARAKGVILNISSASGMFPLPLLTIYSSTKAFVDFFSRGLQAEYKCKGIIIQSVLPFFVATKMTKIRKPTLDKPTPERYVAAELTTVGLQDQTNGYFPHAVMGWVITALAPIKLVLYLGLRLNKAQRSGYLRRRKLR, encoded by the exons ATGGAGTCGTTTAACGTGGTGGAGACGCTTCAGCCTGCCGAGAGAGCGTTCTTCTGGGTCGGTGCTCTTATCACGGCCTTGCTGGCGCTGTGGATGTTGTACAAGATTCTCACTGGATTTAGGATATGGGTGCTGGGAAACGGGGATCTAATCTCTCCCAAATTGGGAAAATGGGCAG TTGTGACTGGAGCCACGGATGGTATTGGGAAATCCTATGCGGAGGAG cttGCTCGACAAGGGTTCTCCATGATGCTCATCAGCCGCTCCCAAGAGAAGCTTGACGATGTGGCGAAGTTTCTCG AGAGCACGTACAAAGTGGAAACGAAGACCATTGCAGTGGACTATGGTCAGGTTGACATCTATCCTAAAATTGAAAAAGGTCTTTCTGGACTGGAAATTGGAGTGCTTG TTAATAATGTGGGAATCTCCTATCCCTACCCTGAGTTCTTCCTGCACATCCCTGATCTGGACAAC TTCATCAACACCATGATCAATGTCAACATCACCTCGGTGTGCCAA ATGACCCGTCTGGTGCTGCCCAGAATGGAGGCAAG agCTAAAGGTGTCATCCTCAACATCTCCTCTGCCAGTGGTATGTTCCCTCTTCCACTGCTGACCATCTACTCCTCCACCAAG GCTTTTGTGGACTTTTTCTCACGTGGGCTTCAAGCAGAGTACAAGTGTAAAGGGATCATCATCCAG AGCGTGCTACCTTTCTTTGTGGCTACCAAGATGACAAAGATCAGGAAGCCAACTCTGGACAAGCCCACACCTGAACGCTATGTAGCTGCTGAACTGACCACTGTGGGACTGCAGGACCAGACCAATGGCTATTTCCCTCATGCAGTCATG ggcTGGGTGATAACTGCCTTGGCCCCCATCAAGCTGGTCCTCTACTTGGGTCTGCGTTTGAACAAGGCCCAGCGCAGTGGCTACCTCAGAAGGAGAAAGCTGCGATAG
- the LOC127437771 gene encoding very-long-chain 3-oxoacyl-CoA reductase-A isoform X2, whose translation MESFNVVETLQPAERAFFWVGALITALLALWMLYKILTGFRIWVLGNGDLISPKLGKWAVVTGATDGIGKSYAEELARQGFSMMLISRSQEKLDDVAKFLESTYKVETKTIAVDYGQVDIYPKIEKGLSGLEIGVLVNNVGISYPYPEFFLHIPDLDNFINTMINVNITSVCQMTRLVLPRMEARAKGVILNISSASGMFPLPLLTIYSSTKAFVDFFSRGLQAEYKCKGIIIQIYTY comes from the exons ATGGAGTCGTTTAACGTGGTGGAGACGCTTCAGCCTGCCGAGAGAGCGTTCTTCTGGGTCGGTGCTCTTATCACGGCCTTGCTGGCGCTGTGGATGTTGTACAAGATTCTCACTGGATTTAGGATATGGGTGCTGGGAAACGGGGATCTAATCTCTCCCAAATTGGGAAAATGGGCAG TTGTGACTGGAGCCACGGATGGTATTGGGAAATCCTATGCGGAGGAG cttGCTCGACAAGGGTTCTCCATGATGCTCATCAGCCGCTCCCAAGAGAAGCTTGACGATGTGGCGAAGTTTCTCG AGAGCACGTACAAAGTGGAAACGAAGACCATTGCAGTGGACTATGGTCAGGTTGACATCTATCCTAAAATTGAAAAAGGTCTTTCTGGACTGGAAATTGGAGTGCTTG TTAATAATGTGGGAATCTCCTATCCCTACCCTGAGTTCTTCCTGCACATCCCTGATCTGGACAAC TTCATCAACACCATGATCAATGTCAACATCACCTCGGTGTGCCAA ATGACCCGTCTGGTGCTGCCCAGAATGGAGGCAAG agCTAAAGGTGTCATCCTCAACATCTCCTCTGCCAGTGGTATGTTCCCTCTTCCACTGCTGACCATCTACTCCTCCACCAAG GCTTTTGTGGACTTTTTCTCACGTGGGCTTCAAGCAGAGTACAAGTGTAAAGGGATCATCATCCAG atatacacttactga